Within the Osmerus mordax isolate fOsmMor3 chromosome 6, fOsmMor3.pri, whole genome shotgun sequence genome, the region ATATGGACAGAGGAACCCACGTTGACATGCCCTGGTAGCCAGCAGGGCATGATGGGAAGGAGAGGGTTGCAGGTACTGGTTGCTAAGCAGCAGATTATAGTTATTACCACAGAGGGTCAGGACCTATCAGAGAGATTTTAAAAgtgttttggcaatgaaatATTTGCATTCAGGagtttgtgtgttcttgtgtgtgtgtgtgcatgtgtgggaacAACTAACGACTTTAACCTGAGGGTGTCACATACAAGAAAGACTCAattcagtgcacacacaaacacaaagcatGCCACCGATAAAAAACAAGCCTTAAATGATTATACATCGGTGGAATTGTGACTGACCTAAACCAAACCACCAGAACTCTTAATGACAGTGCTCTGGGGAGGCTAGGGAGGGGTGCGTCCAGGCAGGAAACAGACTGGCTATATTAAGAGGTGAAGCGTGACCTGAGGGAGAGCATCTGCAGGCCCTAGATTAGCATCTGATTGGTGGGTCTGCCTGTGCACCTCATGAATCAGACAAAAGCGGTCACCTAGTCAAACATAgcccacacatactgtacacgcatgcatgcacacacatgcacacgcgcacacagacatgcacactcagaTGCAagagtatgcacacacacagacatgcacacacactttaaacatAACTGCGCTgatatttttttgtttacattttacattttaaccctcgtgctgccttcgggtcacatgacccaaaggttcataacgaaccattgttgtgtttacccaattttacccaatacaaatacaaataattttcttttaaccattccaatgtggggggtctgagacagcccgacagttaaaagaaaatgcttcactttgtttttgtatgaggtaaatttgtcgcaatacgacggtgggtcacaatgactgatgggtcagaatgacccgaagataacacaagggttaaggagcaAAGATGGTTTGTTTGGTAAACATGTATTGATAATTTAAATTAAAGGGCATTCCACTCCAGTTTGTCTTCACATGAACAACATTAGGTCCAGCGTTTAAACACAATGTTAATTGGCTTTCCACAGCAGAATACACTGAAGCAAATCTTGGCAAGTAAAAATATTGTAACTCTAACTCGGCAAGAAAAAGTATTGTAAGTTAGAAAAACATGATCAGCCATTGACAGTGTTGTCCAGTGTAGACTTAACGTTAAAACTTCTATGTTTCGATTTTTCACTTTAACTTAAAGGTTTCAAGAGTGTGGAATGATTGTATGAATGAAAATTTTGCTTGACTGGAACAATTACGTCCCAATTTGATACGTTTCATAACATTTTCTTAAAGTATTTATTCAACCTTTTGGAGTTCCCTGTTTGCTGaccaaagcaatacaaaaaaaatgccCATGGCCCATCACGACCCCAGCAGGAACCATCCTGTTCCCTCCGTCTGGGGTGATGAAATCCAgatggagggttgggggggttgtCATGGCCATGCACTGGGACAGCAGCTGTAGCATTTTATAGCTAACTTTTCAAATGTAGTTCCTAACCATTTGTTGATCTAACAAAGCATGTGGGCAGATGGCTCTTTTTGATTCtcattttatgtgtgtgtgtgtgtgtatgaagacagttgcagttgTTGGTGGGTATAGCACAGATTCCCCTAATCCTGGAAACCCCCAGTGGATTTGGCAGGTCGCCGTGGCATTCCGCAGTTGCACAATAGCACACTCCTTCCCAGAACTGCATGTCCTCTGAGACACTGGCTCATAGCAACAGAgggggagcacacacacgcacaaacactccCTTTTCTTCTTAACCTGAAAGACTTCCCTCACCCATTTTAATGGGCTCAAATACTTGCCAgacagtgagaagagagagagataaaagagagagacacacacacacaagctccatAGACGCAGGACATCTTCAGACCTCTGGAAAAACTACAGGAGACCTGCAGGAGCTGACAGGACTCTGAGGACTATCATTTGGGAACTCCGGACTTGTCATTTTGGGACTAACTAAGCTTTGCTTTTAAGATTCAGTCCCACCTGAATTTCCCTGTCAGACTGTCGAGTGTCAACACTAACATTAGCAGACAtctgccctgtctgtctctctctctgaagacaTCACACCTGCCAGCATGCACATGGAGGAGAAGACCgagtgtgtgtcactgtctcCGCTGGGCCACCCGACCCCCTCTGAATGTGAGCTGGTGTGCATCTTTGGGACGGGGGACCTGGGCCGTTCTCTGGGCCAACGTCTTCTCCAGGCAGGCTACAGGGTGGTTTTTGGTAGCAGGAGACCCCACAACTGCGGCCCTCTGCCCCAAGGAGCacaggtacctgtctgtctgtctgactgtctgcatGTCGGTCTTCCTGGCTGTATGTCTGACTGttggtctgtctctgcctgtctgttggtgtgtctgtctttctgtctgcctgtttgtcaacCTCTCTGTATGTTTGTCCTGAATGCCAGACTgtctgtttatttgtttgtctgtctctgcctgtctgcctgtttgcatGTCTGTCGGCTCACTGGTTTTGTACTTTGCGTTTATGTCGACATGTTACTGATGTACTTACAGGTTAAGGGTCATGCAGCAGCTGCCCAGTCAGCCCAGCTGGTCTTCATAGCTGTCCACAGAGAACACTATGACTTCCTGGAGTCTCTGGGACCACAGCTAAAGGGGAAGGTCAGCCCTCAATATCCTCATGTCCTCCTCATGAATATTCATTGACTGATATTATATATATACCTCATTATATTGATGAAGATCATCTTTTTTTGATTTGGTTATCTGATGATTGATATCCTGATTGGATGGCAGGTGTTGGTGGATGTCAGTAACAACCAGAAGAAGGACCTATACCCCGAGGCTAACGCTGAGTACCTGCAGAGGTGCGGAACACACCAGTGTTTTAACTAAAGAACGGTGTGCAGAGTAAAGTTTGCTGACTGAGAGTGTGTTGACGTATCTCACCAGACTGGTCCCTGGAGCTTCTGTGGTCAAAGGCTTTAACACCCTGTCTGCCTGGTCTCTGCAGAATGGATCCACGGACGCCAACAGACAGGTAGCACATGCGTgttgtacccacacacacaaacacacacactcatgtgcaAGAACACAAACATTGACGTATATTTTAGTTTTATTTTCAGATCCAGTAAAATCATAGAGGAAAGTGAAAACACATAGGAACGTTTTTAGAGCACCATCAGCAAATGTATCACACACAcgtggatcacacacacatggatcacacacatacacacattgctGGTTTCCCACTAAAATTAGAACCCCTAATTCAGTTCGAAAGGGGTTCTAGaaactgtgcatgtgtgtgtgttttccagaagTATACAGTGATTGCGTAGCTGACGcccagcgtctgtgtgtgtgtcgtcaggtGTTAGTGTGTGGGGACAGTGCGGAGGCCAAGCAGGGCGTGGTGGAGCTAGCCACCAGGCTGGGCCTCAGCTCACTGGACCGGGGCTGCCTTTCCTCAGCCAGGGAGCTGGAAGACatccccctgcagctgttccctCAGTGGAGGCTCCCCCTGCGCCTGGCCATCGGCCTCActgcctccttcttcttctaccTGCTCACCAGAGATGTCATCTACACATACGCCACCCAGGGCAAAGACGTCTCCTTCAGAATCATGGTCTCCCTGGCAAACAAGGTACCATGCAGCTACATTCTGATTTAGCTGACTGTTTTCCAACTTGGTGATctaatccatgtgtgtgtgtgtgtgtgcgagcaggtGTTCCCCATCGTGTCTCTGATCATGCTGACTCTGTGTTACCTCCCTGGGGTTTTGGCAGGGTTCCTACAGCTCTACAGAGGGACCAAATACAGGTCAGACACCTGCTGGATGCTCAGTATTGATAGGCTGTAGGCCAGAGGGGAGGGGCACTTTTCAGACAGGGTATTGTTTAGAAAGTCTGTGATGTATTTGCAGGCAATTCCCTGATTGGCTGGATCACTGGATGTTGTGCAGGAAGCAGCTGGGTCTGCTGGCGTTGTGCTTTGCCTTCCTGCATGCCATTTATACCCTGATCATACCCATTCGGTAAGTGATGTTCACACAGATCAGGCAAGACTCAAACTGGCACACCAGTCATACTGGGGATaatatagctcagtggtggagcattTTAATGCAGataaagaggttgcaggttcaaatcccactccTCAACATTGCTTTGGTAGaaaatgtctgctaaattaacacATTGTTATTTTGAGCATAGTCCATGTTTCAGaattgttgattgtttttcaggTATTATGTGAGATTCTGGATTGGTGCAAATATTGTCACCCAGGTAGGACAGACATTCCTTGAACTGAGACTCAGCATGGTCATCAGGGAAACACACCACTagcagtacagtacacagctgctACTAGTGTCTTGTCAACAAAACAGCATGACTGCATATATACTGTGTGAATAACATTGATGAACACTGTCATTGTGGACAGGAGGGAAGGCAGACAAACTTtttggtttctctctccccccctttatctctcccactttctctctttatttctctcattcactcccttcctctctcttcctctttctcagtTAAAGGAGAACAGGACAAGTGAGTTTGACAATACTGTAGCATGGCGTTCTGACTCCTACTACTCCCTTGGAATTCTGGGACTTGGCCTGTTCGTGTTGTTGGGGATAACATCCCTCCCATCAGTTAGCAACACCCTCAGCTGGAGAGAGTTCAGCttcatacaggtgtgtgtatacgtatgtgtgtatgtgtgtgagaaattgCTTACTTTTTAGAGTTTGTTTTTCACAGTCTGTGGATGTGTAGAAGAGTATATCACCATCACCATAGGGAACACACTCATTCATAAATGTAACTAGGTCACATCAAGCTCATTTTCTAATTcattcactctccctccttcctcaccaccagcccccctccctatcGTCTTCCCCAAATTGGAGCTGTATTTTAAATGTTAAGTTATTCATTAGCTGTAATTTAGGAAGCATGCATTGAGTAAAGCCAGgaactgtgtgtgcgtttgcaaaCGAGTGTgcgtctgagagtgtgtgtatgtgttaattTAGGTCAAATTCTTGTCTCTGCAAAGGTCAGACTGTCTCCTATCTGATCATTAAGCGTTACATGGCAATTACGTTTTGTGCCattatgtgtaagtgtgtgtgtgtacgcaagtGTGACACCCACAATACTCacacctctgtctcctcccctgcagTCCAAGTTGGGCCACCTGACCTTGCTGCTCTGCACAGCCCACACCTACCT harbors:
- the LOC136944557 gene encoding metalloreductase STEAP4-like, which produces MHMEEKTECVSLSPLGHPTPSECELVCIFGTGDLGRSLGQRLLQAGYRVVFGSRRPHNCGPLPQGAQVKGHAAAAQSAQLVFIAVHREHYDFLESLGPQLKGKVLVDVSNNQKKDLYPEANAEYLQRLVPGASVVKGFNTLSAWSLQNGSTDANRQVLVCGDSAEAKQGVVELATRLGLSSLDRGCLSSARELEDIPLQLFPQWRLPLRLAIGLTASFFFYLLTRDVIYTYATQGKDVSFRIMVSLANKVFPIVSLIMLTLCYLPGVLAGFLQLYRGTKYRQFPDWLDHWMLCRKQLGLLALCFAFLHAIYTLIIPIRYYVRFWIGANIVTQLKENRTSEFDNTVAWRSDSYYSLGILGLGLFVLLGITSLPSVSNTLSWREFSFIQSKLGHLTLLLCTAHTYLYGWDRFLRSSSYRWWTPPGYMLCLVLPTMVLLLKLLLISPCVDRSLSRIRQGWERGQSGGPAGAVGTPLLL